One Mangifera indica cultivar Alphonso chromosome 4, CATAS_Mindica_2.1, whole genome shotgun sequence genomic region harbors:
- the LOC123214762 gene encoding histone deacetylase 19, translating to MDTGGNSLPSGSDGVKRKVCYFYDPEVGNYYYGQGHPMKPHRIRMTHALLAHYGLLQHMQVLKPFPARDRDLCRFHADDYVSFLRSITPETQQDQLRQLKRFNVGEDCPVFDGLYSFCQTYAGGSVGGAVKLNHGLCDIAVNWAGGLHHAKKCEASGFCYVNDIVLAILELLKQHERVLYVDIDIHHGDGVEEAFYTTDRVMTVSFHKFGDYFPGTGDIRDIGYGKGKYYSLNVPLDDGIDDESYHYLFRPIIGKVMEVFKPGAVVLQCGADSLSGDRLGCFNLSIKGHAECVKFMRSFNVPLLLVGGGGYTIRNVARCWCYETGVALGMELEDKMPQHEYYEYFGPDYTLHVAPSNMENKNSRQLLEDIRSKLLEYLSKLQHAPSVQFQERPPDTEIPEADEDQDDPDERWDADSDMEVDDERKPLPNRVKREMVEPEPKDLEGHKGIAEHARGFDTNADETANTKVLDTNSMQINEASVKVEQENMNKASDHMYPKP from the exons ATGGATACTGGAGGCAATTCTTTACCCTCTGGGAGCGATGGGGTTAAGAGAAAAGTGTGTTATTTCTATGATCCAGAGGTGGGAAATTATTACTATGGACAGGGGCACCCGATGAAGCCACATCGCATTCGGATGACTCATGCCCTTCTCGCCCATTATGGATTGCTTCAGCATATGCAAGTCCTCAAGCCTTTTCCTGCCAGAGATAGGGATCTTTGTCGCTTTCATGCCGACGATTACGTGTCTTTTCTCAGGAGTATTACACCTGAAACTCAGCAGGATCAACTCCGGCAGCTTAAGCGCTTTAATGTCGGTGAAGATTGCCCTGTCTTTGATGGACTTTATTCCTTTTGTCAAACTTATGCTGGTGGCTCCGTTGGTGGAGCCGTCAAGTTGAACCACGGTCTGTGCGATATTGCTGTCAACTGGGCTGGTGGGCTGCACCACGCTAAGAAATGTGAAGCTTCTGGTTTTTGCTATGTCAATGATATTGTCTTGGCTATTTTGGAGCTTCTTAAGCAGCATGAG CGTGTCTTATATGTGGATATTGATATCCATCATGGAGATGGTGTGGAGGAGGCGTTTTATACTACTGATAGGGTCATGACTGTTTCATTCCACAAGTTTGGAGACTATTTTCCTGGTACAGGGGACATACGTGATATTGGTTATGGAAAAGGAAAGTACTATTCTCTTAATGTTCCATTGGATGATGGGATTGATGATGAAAGCTATCACTACTTGTTCAGACCAATAATTGGAAAAGTGATGGAAGTTTTTAAGCCTGGTGCTGTGGTTCTCCAATGCGGTGCTGACTCATTGTCTGGGGATAGGTTAGGATGCTTCAACCTTTCAATCAAAGGTCATGCAGAATGTGTCAAATTTATGAGATCATTCAATGTGCCACTCTTGTTGGTGGGAGGTGGTGGCTATACCATTCGGAATGTTGCTCGTTGCTGGTGCTACGAG ACTGGAGTTGCCCTTGGTATGGAACTTGAGGACAAGATGCCACAACATGAGTATTATGAGTATTTTGGTCCAGACTATACTCTTCATGTTGCTCCAAGTAACATGGAGAATAAGAATTCAAGACAGTTACTTGAGGATATACGAAGTAAGCTTCTTGAGTATCTCTCAAAGCTTCAGCATGCACCCAGCGTCCAGTTTCAGGAAAGACCACCTGATACTGAAATTCCAGAG GCAGATGAAGATCAAGATGATCCAGATGAGAGGTGGGATGCAGATTCTGACATGGAAGTGGATGATGAACG AAAACCTCTACCAAACAGAGTAAAGAGAGAAATGGTTGAACCTGAGCCAAAAGATCTG GAGGGCCATAAGGGAATTGCTGAGCATGCTAGAGGGTTTGATACAAACGCTGATGAAACTGCAAACACAAAG